Proteins co-encoded in one endosymbiont 'TC1' of Trimyema compressum genomic window:
- the pgsA gene encoding CDP-diacylglycerol--glycerol-3-phosphate 3-phosphatidyltransferase, with protein sequence MNFANKITYLRLLLIPVFVIIFYLGSTGVIISGFIFIVAALTDFFDGYIARKRNEVTTLGSFLDPLADKILTMAAFVLLATTGLIPAWSVVLILAREFIVNGLRFIAAEKKIVISASFLGKVKTMSQMVAIVFLLLSPLNATILSIGIIVYWIAVVATVISGVEYIYQGRELLK encoded by the coding sequence GTGAATTTTGCAAATAAAATAACTTATTTACGTCTGTTATTAATTCCTGTTTTTGTTATTATATTTTATTTAGGGTCTACAGGAGTAATTATTAGTGGTTTTATTTTTATAGTTGCAGCTTTAACTGATTTTTTTGATGGTTATATTGCCAGAAAAAGAAACGAAGTAACAACATTAGGTTCTTTTTTAGATCCTTTAGCTGATAAAATCTTAACTATGGCAGCATTTGTATTGTTGGCGACAACTGGTTTGATCCCAGCTTGGTCAGTTGTTTTAATATTAGCTAGAGAATTCATAGTAAATGGTTTACGTTTTATAGCAGCAGAAAAGAAGATTGTTATTTCAGCAAGTTTTTTAGGTAAAGTGAAAACTATGTCACAAATGGTTGCTATTGTTTTTTTACTTTTATCACCACTTAATGCCACAATATTATCAATTGGCATTATTGTATATTGGATTGCTGTAGTTGCTACAGTTATTTCAGGAGTGGAATATATTTATCAAGGCAGAGAGTTATTAAAATAG
- a CDS encoding O-methyltransferase, whose protein sequence is MINKEKYTENYIIEPLVLQKFIRESEGVRNDICPSVGKEIGNFLYFLICLTKSKRILEIGTSIGYSTIWLAIGAKENEGSVHTIEASKRLKTEAENNINSAGLKEYVSFYEGLGEEVLDTLSCNYDFIFIDSATKSYDVLYEKSLSLLRTGGLLVFEDVLFACTGKRKAQREVMGAFNEKIINDKRVINSLLNIEDGIMLCMKT, encoded by the coding sequence ATGATTAATAAAGAAAAATACACAGAAAACTATATTATTGAGCCCTTAGTACTACAAAAATTTATCAGAGAATCCGAGGGCGTTAGAAATGATATTTGTCCATCAGTGGGCAAGGAAATAGGCAACTTTCTCTACTTTCTTATTTGTTTAACTAAAAGTAAGAGAATTTTAGAAATAGGAACAAGTATTGGCTATTCAACAATATGGCTGGCAATAGGGGCAAAAGAAAATGAAGGTAGTGTTCATACAATAGAAGCAAGTAAAAGACTTAAAACTGAAGCTGAGAATAATATAAATAGTGCTGGACTAAAGGAATATGTAAGTTTTTATGAAGGTCTTGGAGAAGAAGTACTGGATACATTGAGTTGTAATTACGATTTCATATTTATTGATAGCGCTACTAAAAGTTATGATGTTTTGTATGAAAAAAGTTTATCTTTATTAAGGACCGGTGGCCTATTGGTTTTTGAAGATGTGTTATTTGCTTGTACTGGCAAAAGGAAAGCACAAAGAGAAGTTATGGGCGCTTTTAATGAAAAAATTATTAATGATAAAAG